GCTGCGCCCCTTTTTCTTCATTGCATTCTTTAGGAATTGTTCTCAAGTTGTCAAGATAATTCTCTACTGAGATAGTCGGATTTCAACCCTTCGGTTTTTCTGCCGTCCTTCTGTCGTCCCCTCGGTGGCAATGGGGCGGGAATCGCCGTAGCCTGCGGTTTCGATGAGCGAGGGGGCGATCTTGAACTTGTCTACAAGATACTGCTTCACTGCCCGGGCCCGGGATTGGGAGAGTCGCATGTTGTATTTGGCGTCGCCCACCGAGTCGGTGTGTCCGGCAATGATGATCTTTCTGCCCTTGAGTTCCGGGCTGGTCAGGGCCTGGCCAAGGCTGTCCAGCAGGGAATGGGATTCCGGCTTGATCACGCTTTTGTCGAAGTCGAAGCGGATGTCCAGATTCACGGCCGGTGTTTCCGGTCGGATAGTCTGTTCGGCTTCGGCCGTGATTTCCTCTCCCTGTGCCGGCAAGGGCGAGTCCGGAGCGGACTGGGCCGGAATTTCGACTCCTTCAGCCATCTGGTTCGCGGGTTGGGCAACTTGTGATGTTGCGCTCGGCGGCGTGCTCAGGGCCTGCACCATCTGGGTGCGGGTTTCGGCAAAGGGATGGGGCGTGTCCGGAGAGGGCAGCCAGCTTTTGAGCGGGACTGCCATGTCCTTGGCTATGGAGCGGATGATCTTGTTGAACGGGGCTGTGGGCAGCCGGTATTCGTGACGAAAGTAGATGTAATCGTCCGGCTGCTTTTCCTCGATGCGCCCGGATTGGGCCATGGACCAGAGAAGCATGCCGTTGCTGGCGCTGTAGATGTTGATCTGAATGGTGATGGCTGTGTCATCCACGGTATGGCCTGCATAGAAATAGGGAACCATGCCGAGGATCAGCAGGTCGGCGCCTCGGTCCCGGGCCTGACGCAGAGATGCCTGCAGGCCGCTGTAGCGCTGATTTTGTCCGGGTTCCATGATCGGAAAGAGTCGTTCCTCAAGCCATGCATGCTGGAATATGCTGCCAAAGGTCAGGCCCAGATGATCATAGTCCGGGGTTTCCTGTTGGACGACGAACGGCGGGAAATACGCGGTCAGGGGCCGGTACTGTTTTGCTCTGGGATGCAGCGTGACCTGCAGTGCGGATTTCCTGACGGGCGAGTCGTAATAGATTCTGGTCTGGTCGGTTATGGACGGGTCCACGTAGGCACAGGCTGTCAATAAAAGCAACATTCCGAAAATTATGGCTTTTTTCATGGTGTCACACCGGATTGCGGTTGCAGTGTTCGCAGGCGGCCGCCAAATCTTCGACGGACGCGGTTCTTCGGAATGGCAAAAGCAATATGCGTGCCGCAGACTGTGCGGTTATTGCAGGGTTTCGGTGGGGGAAGGAGCGGATTCGATGCTTTCGAGAAGTTGTTTCCGGGATTGGGTCAACCCCTGCTTGAGCAGGAGTTTTCGGCCCGTGGAGAGCTTGCGGAACTCGGGGGCGGCGGCCAACTGCTTCAGGCGTTCCATTTCCACGGTGATGCTCTTGATGCGGTGCTGAACGTCCATGCCCGGAGGGCATACCTGCGAGGCGAGGACGGCCAGGTCCCGAAGTTCCCTGGCCATCCTCTGAAAGTTCGCCGGGTCCAGTTCCTTTTCCAGCCTGCGTTTGGCCTTCCAGGACTGGACCATGTTCTTGAGCCGGTCGAGCATGGCTTTTCCGGGGTTACATCATGGTCAGGTTGCCGCCGCCGGACGCGAAAAACGCGGCCAGCCCGAGAACCAGAGGCAGAGCCGCGGCAATCGCGGCCTTGGCTATGGAGGTCCGGTGCAGTCTGGACCAGCCTATCACGGAAAGGGCGGAACCCCAAAGAAGCACGAGGACGCTCCAGGCAAGTTCGACTTCCGAGGTGGGCATGGGGAACAGGCCGAGGATCATGGGCGCGCTGGCATAGGCTTCCGCGCGGAACGTGGCTTCGAATCCGCTGTCCGCCGCCTTGAGTGTGCGGAGCAGGAGATGGTGCACTCCGGCGGAGACGAACACAGCCATGACCACGAACAGGGGATAGAAGAGCATCATGAGCAGGACAGCACCGCCCGCAAGGTCGCGGATGTCGCCGTCCGCAGCCGTCATGTCCCAGGAGGCGGTCAGGCCGCCCATGCCCCAGAAGAACTGGGCCACATTGTAGATCATGGCCACCAGAATGGCGAAGACCATGGGCCGGGCAAGGCCCTTGCCAAGGGGCATGACCTCGAAGAACAGGGCCGGACTCATCAGGATGCGCTTCAGGGTCTGGATGAATCCCGGGAAGAAACCGTAGTGCTCCATGTCCTCGAACGGCGGCAGCACCTTGGGTTCGCGAGGGCCGAAGCTGGAGTCCAGTTCGGGTTCGTATTCGTCGGCCATGGCGGCCCGGGGCTCCTGTTCGCCGCTGTCCGGGGGCGTCATGCCGCCCAGCTTGTCCCAGATTTCCTCGTGATGCGGTTCCGAGCCGTTGTCCAGATCGGGAAAGGCCGGAGTTTCGTTTTTCGGACTTTCCTGCTGTTTCGGCTTCTCGGGAATTGTTTCGGATTCCGGAGGCCGGACTGTTTCCGGTTCGATTTCCGGGGTGGTTTCCGGTGCGGTTTCCGGTTCGGAAGCCGCGGCCGTGGTCGGCGTTTC
Above is a window of Pseudodesulfovibrio tunisiensis DNA encoding:
- a CDS encoding YIP1 family protein — encoded protein: MRIICPECQFTREVDETRIPARAQIATCPKCKVKFQFRELPEEEFAETESVEPETPTTAAASEPETAPETTPEIEPETVRPPESETIPEKPKQQESPKNETPAFPDLDNGSEPHHEEIWDKLGGMTPPDSGEQEPRAAMADEYEPELDSSFGPREPKVLPPFEDMEHYGFFPGFIQTLKRILMSPALFFEVMPLGKGLARPMVFAILVAMIYNVAQFFWGMGGLTASWDMTAADGDIRDLAGGAVLLMMLFYPLFVVMAVFVSAGVHHLLLRTLKAADSGFEATFRAEAYASAPMILGLFPMPTSEVELAWSVLVLLWGSALSVIGWSRLHRTSIAKAAIAAALPLVLGLAAFFASGGGNLTMM
- a CDS encoding OmpA family protein, with translation MKKAIIFGMLLLLTACAYVDPSITDQTRIYYDSPVRKSALQVTLHPRAKQYRPLTAYFPPFVVQQETPDYDHLGLTFGSIFQHAWLEERLFPIMEPGQNQRYSGLQASLRQARDRGADLLILGMVPYFYAGHTVDDTAITIQINIYSASNGMLLWSMAQSGRIEEKQPDDYIYFRHEYRLPTAPFNKIIRSIAKDMAVPLKSWLPSPDTPHPFAETRTQMVQALSTPPSATSQVAQPANQMAEGVEIPAQSAPDSPLPAQGEEITAEAEQTIRPETPAVNLDIRFDFDKSVIKPESHSLLDSLGQALTSPELKGRKIIIAGHTDSVGDAKYNMRLSQSRARAVKQYLVDKFKIAPSLIETAGYGDSRPIATEGTTEGRQKNRRVEIRLSQ